The Sediminispirochaeta smaragdinae DSM 11293 genome has a segment encoding these proteins:
- a CDS encoding AraC family transcriptional regulator has product MATEHEIIKTPKALLAWVYLLSENQVYHVSDHWHLSLEITMGLKGSYRYRINNRLFTVKPGDILLINSGNVHACEAVEPQRSDALSIIFPHEFLKKACENIDFLTFSLDRGTKETYRELKEAMDEMYAIFVRREEIPNYQLMLNSIVYRIIFLLINYFSDSSYPHCNVLSQRNLQQCERIIRFIDKQYQEPITLELLAQHMGISREHLSRIFKSNMGTTFKHYLTSIRMYYAYIELITTDMSIIDIALEQGFPDTRAFIKSFKELYGVTPLQYRKNHEHVSNLDHKKFVIGLY; this is encoded by the coding sequence ATGGCTACAGAGCATGAGATTATCAAGACCCCGAAAGCGCTTTTAGCTTGGGTATATCTTCTCTCGGAAAATCAAGTGTATCATGTATCCGATCACTGGCATCTCAGCCTGGAAATCACCATGGGCCTCAAAGGCTCCTATCGATACAGGATCAACAATCGTCTTTTCACGGTGAAGCCAGGTGACATTTTGCTTATCAACTCGGGAAATGTGCATGCCTGCGAAGCCGTCGAGCCTCAGCGCAGCGATGCCCTTTCCATCATTTTCCCTCATGAATTCCTCAAAAAGGCATGCGAGAACATAGATTTCCTCACCTTCTCTCTGGATCGGGGAACGAAAGAAACGTATCGAGAGCTGAAAGAGGCCATGGATGAAATGTATGCCATATTCGTCCGCAGAGAGGAAATTCCCAATTATCAGCTCATGCTCAACAGCATTGTGTACCGGATTATTTTTCTACTGATAAACTACTTCAGCGACAGCAGCTATCCCCACTGCAATGTTCTATCGCAACGCAACCTGCAGCAGTGCGAAAGGATCATCAGATTTATCGACAAACAGTATCAGGAGCCCATTACCCTTGAGTTGCTTGCGCAGCACATGGGCATCAGCAGGGAGCATCTTTCACGTATATTTAAAAGCAACATGGGAACGACCTTCAAACACTATCTCACCAGTATTCGCATGTACTACGCCTACATCGAACTTATCACCACAGACATGTCGATCATCGATATCGCCCTGGAACAGGGTTTTCCCGACACCAGGGCATTTATCAAAAGCTTCAAAGAGCTGTACGGCGTTACTCCACTGCAATACCGTAAGAATCACGAGCATGTGAGTAATCTTGATCACAAGAAATTCGTTATCGGCCTCTATTAG
- a CDS encoding extracellular solute-binding protein — protein MKKQLFLCKGYVLVLLLAVCALNLWAQGEKEEEKVIWVTSVQGGREPEENVLFENEVKRLTGVEVSMIKPPSSEYSTKLTAMLATGEPLDIVYIDSSLMASLKDQDLFEPLTDRIEASKVLHDPSIIDPAEWERIRDKDGEIYGVFNKFEQGTLPIIRYDWLENLELEVPTTLDEYYRVLKAFTFDDPDGNGEDDTYGLAVGYSLYDLSSLFGAYGLARGFVKDETGNLYSPYATEAAIPVYEFLARLYREGILEPNFITNKSSNFRDMFMTGKAGMTFYWAAWVGLFNQTVKAERPDSPFKARGITPPKGPDGTIMCRAGNDGLMAIPRVSKHKDAAFKVIEFWHSYDGNILSTLGIKDHDYTFDNGTYELTELGKAHAMDHGAPQPKSLAWVNPFGELEGFEKAAEIVRTYGKPQYVTAYDKQWEEISRAEAAKIILGKISPEEGIANMNKRFEQEGIF, from the coding sequence ATGAAAAAACAGCTATTTTTATGTAAGGGCTACGTGTTGGTGCTGCTGCTTGCGGTATGTGCCCTTAACCTTTGGGCGCAAGGAGAGAAAGAAGAAGAGAAGGTGATCTGGGTTACCTCCGTTCAAGGCGGCCGGGAACCTGAGGAAAATGTTCTATTTGAGAATGAGGTCAAGCGTTTGACAGGGGTCGAGGTATCCATGATCAAACCGCCTTCCAGCGAGTACAGCACAAAGTTGACGGCGATGCTGGCAACGGGAGAACCCCTTGATATTGTCTACATCGATTCTTCCCTGATGGCAAGCCTGAAAGACCAGGATCTCTTTGAACCACTTACCGATAGGATCGAGGCGTCGAAAGTCTTACATGATCCTTCGATTATCGATCCGGCCGAATGGGAACGCATTCGTGATAAGGACGGGGAGATCTACGGGGTATTTAATAAATTTGAGCAGGGAACCTTACCGATTATCCGGTACGATTGGCTTGAGAATCTGGAACTGGAAGTGCCGACCACCTTGGATGAATACTACAGGGTATTGAAGGCGTTTACCTTTGACGATCCCGACGGCAACGGAGAAGACGATACCTATGGCCTCGCCGTCGGTTATAGCCTTTACGATCTCTCGAGCCTCTTCGGTGCCTACGGTCTTGCCCGGGGCTTTGTAAAAGATGAGACGGGAAACCTTTACTCCCCGTATGCCACGGAAGCGGCAATTCCTGTCTATGAATTCCTGGCCAGATTATATCGAGAGGGAATCCTTGAACCGAATTTCATTACAAACAAATCTTCCAATTTTCGCGACATGTTCATGACCGGTAAAGCCGGCATGACCTTCTACTGGGCCGCATGGGTGGGCCTGTTTAATCAAACGGTAAAGGCTGAACGGCCCGATTCTCCGTTCAAGGCCAGAGGCATTACTCCCCCCAAGGGGCCCGATGGAACGATCATGTGCCGTGCGGGCAACGACGGCCTTATGGCTATCCCACGGGTATCAAAACATAAAGATGCGGCATTCAAGGTGATTGAGTTTTGGCATAGCTATGATGGAAATATCCTCTCGACCTTGGGCATAAAAGATCATGATTACACCTTTGATAATGGGACTTATGAGCTGACCGAGCTGGGCAAGGCCCATGCCATGGATCACGGTGCTCCACAACCGAAGTCTCTTGCCTGGGTAAATCCCTTTGGCGAGTTAGAAGGATTTGAGAAGGCGGCCGAAATTGTCAGAACATATGGAAAGCCTCAGTATGTTACCGCATACGACAAACAGTGGGAAGAGATATCGCGGGCGGAAGCCGCTAAAATCATTCTGGGAAAGATTTCTCCCGAAGAGGGAATCGCAAACATGAATAAACGCTTCGAACAAGAAGGCATATTCTAA
- a CDS encoding ABC transporter permease subunit has protein sequence MKRRSALQQQFNRYRVLYLMILPTLLYFILFSIFPLADGIKMSFQDFRFVGASSFVGIKNYQKMFTTPGFWNVFGNTLILGLSNVVLTAFVPMVIALSLNEVVHLPLKRGFQSILYLPHILSWVVVGGIWTFILAPGGLVNNIGAIFGKESVYFLAISSYARGLFIGINLWKQAGYVCILYLAAIAGINPAVYEAALIDGANGFQRAWFITVPELVNTLKVVLLLNVMGALRIFDQVYVLRNEVIAEKVDVLMYYVYTHGLEKFNIGYASAVSIFIFSVTFVITLLVRKVSKYHV, from the coding sequence ATGAAGAGGCGGAGTGCATTACAGCAGCAGTTCAATCGATATAGGGTACTTTACCTCATGATTCTTCCGACGTTGCTTTACTTTATTCTCTTTTCAATATTTCCGCTTGCCGACGGAATCAAGATGAGCTTTCAGGATTTTCGTTTCGTCGGAGCAAGCTCCTTCGTCGGCATAAAAAATTACCAGAAAATGTTTACAACCCCGGGCTTTTGGAACGTCTTCGGTAATACGCTTATCCTGGGCTTGAGCAATGTTGTTCTAACGGCCTTCGTTCCCATGGTTATTGCCTTGTCTCTAAATGAGGTGGTGCATTTGCCGCTCAAGCGGGGCTTTCAGTCTATTCTCTATTTGCCCCACATCCTTTCATGGGTTGTGGTCGGGGGAATCTGGACCTTCATTCTTGCGCCCGGCGGATTGGTAAATAACATCGGTGCGATCTTTGGGAAAGAATCGGTATACTTTTTGGCTATTAGTTCCTATGCCAGAGGACTTTTTATCGGCATTAATCTTTGGAAGCAGGCCGGCTATGTTTGTATTCTCTACCTGGCGGCGATCGCCGGCATCAATCCCGCCGTTTATGAGGCCGCCCTGATAGACGGTGCCAACGGATTCCAGCGGGCCTGGTTCATTACGGTTCCCGAACTGGTCAACACCTTGAAAGTCGTTCTGCTGCTGAATGTTATGGGGGCCTTGAGGATTTTCGATCAGGTGTATGTCCTGCGAAACGAGGTTATAGCCGAAAAGGTAGATGTTCTTATGTACTATGTCTATACCCATGGTTTGGAGAAATTCAATATCGGATATGCATCTGCAGTCTCTATTTTTATCTTTTCAGTTACCTTTGTTATTACCCTGCTTGTGAGGAAGGTTTCGAAATACCATGTCTAA
- a CDS encoding carbohydrate ABC transporter permease yields MSNYHMFRSRNIFLLCNVLFLTLLAMTMIVPFLNVLAVSFSTDLESYENTIKLFPKTLSLSGYVNLFRRVAILTPLLNNTFVTVIGTLSHVLLCSMAGFVLIRSSFPGKSFVVLLVTIPMMIPFQMIIIPVYVTMKKIGLIDTLWSLILIDIVSTFSIFLMKNYFEGIPRSLEESAIIEGANEWIVFSKVYLPLAKPGIATIAIFQFVSRWNHFLPAVLFINSTKKYTLQIALKSLVVSSELTSTTQSVANNARMAGIVVSVIPLLIVYIFAQRYFTTGIMVGSVKE; encoded by the coding sequence ATGTCTAACTACCATATGTTCCGATCAAGAAATATATTTCTTCTTTGCAATGTGCTGTTTCTCACGCTGCTCGCCATGACCATGATCGTTCCCTTTTTGAATGTTCTGGCGGTTTCATTTTCGACGGACCTCGAATCATACGAAAATACGATTAAGCTGTTTCCCAAGACCCTGAGCCTCAGCGGATACGTGAACCTGTTCCGGCGCGTCGCCATCCTGACTCCCTTGCTGAATAATACCTTCGTAACGGTAATCGGTACCCTCTCCCACGTACTGCTCTGCTCCATGGCCGGTTTTGTTCTGATACGCAGCAGCTTCCCCGGCAAGAGCTTTGTGGTGCTTCTTGTCACGATCCCGATGATGATTCCCTTTCAAATGATTATCATTCCGGTCTATGTAACCATGAAAAAGATCGGTCTGATCGATACCCTTTGGTCTCTGATCCTCATTGATATCGTTTCGACCTTCAGTATCTTTCTGATGAAAAACTATTTCGAGGGAATTCCACGCTCCTTGGAGGAGTCCGCAATTATAGAGGGAGCAAACGAATGGATCGTGTTTTCCAAGGTGTATCTGCCCCTGGCAAAACCGGGGATAGCAACGATAGCCATCTTTCAGTTCGTCAGCAGGTGGAACCATTTCCTCCCCGCGGTCTTGTTCATCAACTCAACGAAAAAATATACGCTTCAGATAGCTCTGAAAAGTCTGGTTGTCTCTTCAGAGCTTACCAGTACGACGCAATCTGTCGCCAATAATGCAAGGATGGCCGGTATCGTTGTCTCTGTCATCCCGTTGCTTATTGTGTACATCTTTGCGCAACGCTATTTTACAACAGGTATTATGGTCGGCTCGGTAAAGGAATAG
- a CDS encoding GntR family transcriptional regulator: MKKYEQVEHYILEKIESGRFPVGSKIPSEDELIERLQVSRNPVRRALENLMKDGVVYKIQGSGSFVKDVSIPQAIDLYAILPSESFNLESAIIEGMRKALDDNHHKHVHLILQRPGKNTMEQIDILNLIPKDRKGGIIFLPAVSVNRAANRLLAANIRKFEKAQFPVIQVDNYIPEYEGNYIITDHRKASCQMTEYLLSMGHKHIAVLYQNQHKPSVKLRLQGIKQAYEQQEIAPTMLHRFDLSGKPITREFVEELLESGCSAAFGLECGFIYDLYRQCLSMGLEIPKDLSLCSFDNHSYPPSERDFFAAVIQKLNTIGYYSVQILLDLINKKTQGNIELLINAQLHQGRSIGKIT, encoded by the coding sequence ATGAAAAAATATGAACAGGTTGAACACTATATTCTCGAGAAGATCGAAAGCGGTAGGTTTCCGGTGGGAAGCAAGATTCCTTCCGAAGATGAGCTTATTGAACGGCTCCAAGTGAGTAGAAATCCCGTACGCCGTGCCCTTGAAAATCTGATGAAGGATGGGGTGGTCTATAAGATTCAGGGGAGCGGAAGTTTCGTCAAGGATGTTTCCATACCCCAGGCAATAGACCTTTATGCCATTCTCCCATCCGAAAGTTTCAATCTCGAGTCAGCCATCATCGAGGGGATGAGAAAGGCCCTTGACGATAATCACCATAAGCATGTCCATCTGATCCTCCAGCGTCCGGGAAAGAATACCATGGAACAGATCGACATTCTCAATCTCATCCCTAAGGATCGTAAGGGGGGGATTATTTTTCTACCCGCCGTTTCCGTCAATCGTGCCGCCAATCGTCTTCTTGCCGCGAATATCAGAAAATTCGAAAAGGCACAATTTCCGGTTATTCAGGTGGACAACTACATTCCGGAATATGAGGGTAACTACATCATCACCGATCACCGCAAAGCGTCCTGTCAGATGACGGAATATCTTTTGTCGATGGGGCATAAGCATATTGCGGTCCTCTATCAGAATCAGCATAAGCCGTCGGTGAAGCTTCGGCTGCAGGGAATCAAACAGGCGTATGAGCAGCAGGAGATAGCTCCGACCATGCTACACCGCTTTGATCTTTCCGGAAAACCTATCACCAGAGAGTTCGTCGAAGAATTGCTTGAGAGCGGCTGCAGCGCAGCCTTTGGGCTTGAGTGTGGTTTTATCTACGATCTGTATCGGCAGTGCCTCTCTATGGGACTGGAGATTCCCAAGGACCTTTCTCTCTGTTCATTCGACAACCATAGCTATCCCCCTTCAGAGCGCGATTTTTTTGCCGCCGTCATTCAGAAGCTCAATACCATCGGATACTATTCCGTACAAATACTGCTTGATTTAATCAACAAGAAAACCCAGGGCAATATTGAATTGCTGATCAATGCACAGCTACATCAAGGACGAAGCATTGGAAAAATTACTTAG
- a CDS encoding CehA/McbA family metallohydrolase domain-containing protein, whose translation MEKLLRYADYHFHTAYSDNRDRATIRQMVDAGLACGITAFGTGDHNHNLSLESWTRQRAETEKLGSLIPDVSIVNNCEITFRIGHALVIEPSRIEGSAREGFFYLLSGQKQNLVIVNHPYLPSDRFRGTFLPHAAGIEAINGSTLRSLLRDGVLDAWIEDESQDSLIAYPHIACYAAYLDRGFPVSVLGNSDAHTVDEIGLGVTGFIDESCSRSIRNWNTFAATDTGIALHWRFDKEGGRVDYKALCDGGPVPVQWYRGSLPLGLFPASGSLDLTTPGLYWFGFHRHTRFALSSPIAVGQPPSLSGDGSYNHLWALYYNCVNEEKVSHPIWFYGSDKSRFKNREGAEVSVTFAFVEHDVVIDKSGPLSILDELYLWLDRNEIHEYRFFDLQYLLDRGTLSVKAHLIPSLLIEDKQAANRYREASDAIRTMREQARGAEIYIDVLPLFRLETEASDLVAEDPVYHVTSHIVSDVGTGNLTQKFFDDIQE comes from the coding sequence TTGGAAAAATTACTTAGATATGCCGACTACCATTTCCATACCGCTTATTCAGATAACAGGGACCGTGCCACGATACGGCAGATGGTTGATGCTGGATTAGCCTGCGGCATTACGGCATTCGGGACAGGTGATCACAACCATAATCTCAGCCTCGAAAGCTGGACGAGACAGCGAGCCGAAACGGAAAAGCTGGGAAGCCTGATTCCTGATGTCTCCATTGTAAATAATTGTGAGATCACATTTCGAATCGGCCATGCCCTCGTTATTGAGCCCTCCCGTATCGAAGGCTCTGCACGAGAGGGCTTTTTCTATCTCTTATCCGGCCAAAAGCAAAACCTCGTTATTGTAAACCATCCCTATCTTCCTTCGGATAGGTTCCGGGGCACCTTCCTTCCCCATGCGGCAGGTATCGAGGCCATAAACGGCTCCACACTCAGGAGCTTGTTACGGGATGGGGTCCTCGATGCCTGGATCGAAGATGAGTCACAGGACTCCCTTATCGCATACCCTCATATCGCCTGTTATGCCGCGTATCTCGATCGGGGCTTTCCTGTGAGTGTTCTTGGAAACAGCGATGCCCATACCGTCGATGAGATCGGTCTGGGGGTTACCGGTTTCATCGACGAGAGCTGCAGCAGGAGTATCCGCAATTGGAACACCTTTGCGGCGACGGATACCGGGATCGCACTCCATTGGCGTTTCGACAAAGAAGGGGGGAGGGTGGACTACAAGGCGCTTTGCGACGGCGGACCGGTCCCTGTCCAGTGGTATCGGGGCTCCCTGCCTCTCGGTCTCTTTCCTGCTTCCGGTTCCCTTGACCTTACTACGCCGGGATTATATTGGTTCGGATTTCACCGCCATACCCGCTTTGCGCTCTCCTCGCCCATTGCCGTTGGCCAACCACCCTCCCTCTCTGGAGACGGAAGCTACAATCATCTGTGGGCCCTCTATTATAACTGTGTGAACGAGGAGAAGGTCTCTCATCCGATTTGGTTCTACGGTTCCGATAAGAGCCGATTCAAAAACCGTGAGGGGGCAGAGGTATCTGTAACATTCGCTTTTGTCGAACATGATGTGGTCATCGATAAATCCGGGCCATTATCCATTCTGGATGAACTCTATCTTTGGCTTGATCGCAATGAGATTCATGAATATCGATTTTTCGATCTGCAATATCTGCTTGATCGGGGGACCTTATCGGTAAAGGCCCACCTGATTCCCAGCCTCCTGATCGAAGATAAACAGGCGGCCAACCGATACCGGGAGGCGAGCGATGCCATCCGCACAATGCGGGAGCAGGCAAGAGGAGCCGAAATCTATATAGATGTACTTCCGCTCTTCCGGCTTGAAACAGAAGCGTCTGATTTAGTGGCTGAAGATCCTGTTTATCACGTAACCAGCCATATCGTGTCGGATGTAGGAACCGGCAACCTTACTCAGAAATTCTTTGATGATATACAGGAATAA
- a CDS encoding DUF5054 domain-containing protein, whose product MDTTKQTHVHIVFKSHLDIGFTDLAHQVVDQYLHSYIPAALELIEMLEEVPDVDFSWTTGSWLIQRFYASATTSWRSRLEKAIAAHKIHWHALPFTMHSELATVDLYKEGLEISKELDRRFDRHTIAAKCTDVPGHTKAIVPLLKAYGIEYLHIGINAACSPAEVPELFRWHADGKEIIVNYQSGYGSITEFDPAHTVLYFSHQHDNERPPSIGELKKLYETIRLRYPDARIIASDLSSFAETILPFAGQLPVVKGEIGDTWIHGAASDPLKVARYRALARSIPQIRETGDPGERTFTRTLLLVPEHTWGMDQKRFLPDFLSWSKPAFQAARKRDLIPQDTLQEGVLSYTKIPLSFYDELKGRLSYRLFERSWKEQRGYLEQAVAALQTDRARDIASKALRETEPKWPDNRGFTHSEEKRSFSSGKWQIEVDAATGALLRCYHGGSRLELASPGEPFCRYRYHVHDHREFSRFFSSYLLPDESHHEWSLPDYTKPGLSRVADLRSLQFLPIRAAIWYREGEECFTLHVCTQMPEEAVETYGAPAEVALSYQFSHRKPTCLAALHWRKKEASRIPESSWLEFHLPSCFQSLKLSKMGMQIDPAEVVRQGNRALHAIDDHLDITLRDRQDLLRVCSLDAPVVSLGRPRILEFDRMLPDLRQGIFFNLHNNLWGTNFPMWYDDDALFRFSFSLTEEQT is encoded by the coding sequence ATGGACACCACGAAGCAAACTCACGTTCACATCGTTTTTAAATCACATCTTGATATTGGATTTACCGATCTGGCTCATCAGGTCGTTGATCAATATCTCCATTCGTATATACCGGCGGCCCTCGAATTGATTGAGATGCTGGAAGAGGTTCCCGATGTCGATTTTTCCTGGACCACCGGATCCTGGTTGATCCAGCGCTTTTATGCATCTGCTACAACTTCCTGGAGATCTCGACTTGAGAAGGCGATAGCCGCACATAAGATCCACTGGCATGCGCTTCCCTTTACCATGCATAGCGAACTTGCCACGGTGGATTTGTATAAAGAGGGGCTTGAAATTTCTAAGGAGCTGGACAGGCGTTTTGATAGGCACACCATCGCCGCGAAATGTACGGATGTACCCGGTCATACGAAGGCGATCGTTCCTTTACTCAAAGCGTATGGGATCGAATACCTGCATATCGGTATTAATGCGGCCTGCTCCCCCGCAGAGGTTCCTGAACTTTTTCGTTGGCACGCTGACGGAAAGGAGATCATTGTCAATTACCAATCGGGATACGGGAGCATCACCGAATTTGATCCGGCGCATACAGTCTTATATTTTTCACATCAGCACGACAATGAACGACCTCCTTCGATTGGAGAGCTGAAAAAGCTGTATGAAACAATCCGTTTGCGATATCCCGATGCCCGTATCATCGCTTCGGATCTTTCAAGTTTTGCAGAAACGATTCTTCCCTTTGCCGGGCAGCTTCCCGTGGTAAAGGGCGAAATCGGGGATACCTGGATTCACGGCGCCGCTTCCGATCCCTTGAAGGTGGCAAGGTACCGTGCCCTGGCACGTTCTATTCCACAAATAAGAGAAACGGGCGATCCGGGAGAGCGGACGTTCACAAGGACCCTGCTGCTTGTTCCTGAACACACCTGGGGTATGGACCAGAAGCGTTTTCTTCCCGATTTCCTTTCCTGGAGCAAACCGGCGTTTCAAGCCGCCAGGAAGCGTGATCTCATACCGCAAGATACGCTGCAAGAGGGTGTGCTAAGCTATACAAAGATTCCGCTTTCCTTTTATGACGAGCTCAAAGGCCGGTTGAGTTATCGCCTTTTCGAGCGCTCGTGGAAGGAACAGCGAGGCTATCTTGAGCAGGCGGTGGCGGCCTTGCAAACCGATCGTGCCCGGGATATAGCCTCAAAGGCCCTGAGAGAAACGGAGCCGAAGTGGCCGGATAACAGGGGCTTCACCCATTCGGAAGAGAAAAGAAGTTTTTCTTCAGGGAAGTGGCAGATTGAGGTAGACGCTGCAACGGGGGCCCTGCTTCGCTGTTATCACGGCGGCTCACGGCTTGAGCTTGCATCCCCCGGGGAACCCTTTTGCCGATACCGATACCATGTCCACGATCACAGGGAGTTTTCCCGGTTCTTTTCCTCCTATCTTCTGCCCGACGAGAGCCATCACGAGTGGTCTCTGCCCGATTATACAAAGCCGGGCCTCTCCCGGGTCGCCGACCTGCGATCTCTTCAGTTCCTTCCTATCCGGGCCGCCATATGGTATCGCGAGGGTGAAGAGTGCTTTACACTTCATGTATGTACGCAGATGCCCGAGGAGGCGGTAGAGACGTACGGGGCGCCGGCGGAGGTGGCTCTCTCTTATCAGTTTAGCCACAGAAAACCGACCTGCCTGGCGGCGCTTCACTGGAGGAAGAAAGAGGCATCCAGAATTCCTGAATCCTCATGGCTTGAATTCCATCTGCCTAGCTGCTTTCAGTCACTCAAACTCTCGAAAATGGGAATGCAGATCGACCCTGCCGAGGTCGTTCGGCAGGGAAATCGAGCTTTGCATGCCATAGACGACCACCTCGATATCACGCTGCGCGATAGGCAGGACCTTTTGCGGGTTTGCTCTCTCGATGCTCCGGTGGTTTCCCTCGGTCGGCCGAGAATTCTGGAGTTCGATCGCATGCTTCCCGATCTCCGGCAGGGAATCTTTTTTAATCTTCACAATAACCTTTGGGGGACCAATTTCCCGATGTGGTATGATGATGATGCACTATTCCGTTTCTCCTTTTCGCTGACAGAGGAGCAGACATGA